A genomic window from Bubalus bubalis isolate 160015118507 breed Murrah chromosome X, NDDB_SH_1, whole genome shotgun sequence includes:
- the LOC112582030 gene encoding LOW QUALITY PROTEIN: endogenous retrovirus group K member 7 Gag polyprotein-like (The sequence of the model RefSeq protein was modified relative to this genomic sequence to represent the inferred CDS: substituted 1 base at 1 genomic stop codon), whose protein sequence is MGQGNSRQLFVHMLKTMLKGRGIHVNKLQLEKFLLFIEEVCPWFPEEGTVSLETWKKVGKQLQTYYSLHGPNRVPVDAFSLWTPIRDCLDPKHEGHKIQTALRDSTGPEVAEPSAPPPEPLYAVPEGTACKAGGSDDVLSSDEQEELNEQAAQYHREDMYALGDDGLSEEQLENLIQKIVIAVKKEAQGDSHSSQPVPPTYPPSVLAGLDPPPPFIEPSEILLSPLQQAIKPANEEGEHIPGFSGIYPVFEKAQQQRYYEPLPFKQLKELKMACAQYGPTMPFTQAIIEALGNQNLPPNDWKQISWACLSGGDYLLWKSEFAEQCGITADINRXQGLNTTYEMMVGEGDYRDTNSQLNYLAGAYPQISAAALQALEKLPNSDKKTEDLSKIRQGPDEPYQDFVARLLEAIGKVIGDEQAGMVLAKQLAYKNANSPCQAALRPYRKKGGLSDYVQICADISPSYVQGITLATALQKKTVKKVLYQQQKRDKG, encoded by the exons ATGGGACAAGGCAATAGCCGCCAGTTATTTGTACATATGTTGAAAACTATGTTAAAAGGTAGGGGAATTCATGTAAATAAGTTACAGCTagagaaatttttactttttatagagGAGGTTTGTCCCTGGTTTccagaggaaggaacagttagtctGGAAACTtggaaaaaagtaggaaaacaatTGCAGACATATTATTCCTTACATGGTCCCAATCGTGTTCCTGtggatgctttttctttgtggACTCCCATAAGAGACTGTCTGGATCCTAAACATGAGGGACATAAAATTCAAACGGCTCTCAGGGATTCCACAGGACCCGAAGTTGCAGAGCCTTCCGCCCCTCCGCCTGAGCCACTTTATGCTGTGCCTGAGGGAACAGCTTGTAAGGCTGGAGGGAGTGATGATGTGTTAAGCTCTGATGAACAGGAAGAGTTAAATGAACAAGCGGCTCAGTACCATAGAGAGGATATGTATGCCTTGGGAGATGATG GGCTTTCTGAAGAACAgctggagaatttaattcagaagattGTTATAGCAGTAAAAAAGGAGGCACAGGGAGActcccactccagccagcctgtGCCTCCAACATATCCTCCCTCGGTTCTTGCTGGACTCGATCCACCCCCGCCTTTCATAGAACC aagtGAGATATTATTATCTCCTCTTCAACAAGCGATTAAGCCAGCTAATGAAGAAGGAGAACATATTCCCGGGTTTTCAGGAATCTATCCAGTATTTGAAAAGGCCCAACAGCAGAGGTATTATGAACCGCTGCCCTTTAAGCAACTTAAAGAGTTAAAAATGGCTTGTGCACAATACGGCCCGACTATGCCATTTACTCAGGCTATTATAGAGGCTTTAGGAAATCAAAATCTGCCACCTAATGATTGGAAACAGATTTCTTGGGCTTGTTTATCTGGAGGAGATTATTTACTATGGAAATCTGAGTTTGCTGAGCAGTGTGGGATCACAGCTGATATCAATCGGTGACAGGGACTGAACACCACTTATGAAAtgatggtgggagagggagattaTCGAGACACTAATAGTCAACTTAATTATTTGGCTGGAGCCTACCCTCAGATTAGTGCTGCAGCTTTACAAGCATTGGAAAAGCTTCCAAATTCTGATAAAAAGACTGAAGATTTATCTAAAATTCGCCAGGGGCCAGATGAACCATATCAGGATTTTGTTGCCCGCCTGCTTGAGGCAATTGGTAAAGTGATAGGGGATGAGCAGGCGGGGATGGTGTTGGCTAAACAGCTTGCTTATAAAAATGCCAATTCACCTTGTCAAGCTGCCTTGAGACCTTACAGAAAAAAGGGAGGCTTATCCGATTATGTACAGATTTGTGCCGATATCAGCCCTTCGTACGTTCAAGGCATAACTTTGGCCACGGCATTACAAAAAAAGACAGTCAAAAAAGTACTATATCAGCAACAAAAGCGAGATAAGGGATAA